TTAATGCTGAGGGACAATGTTGTCCATAATGAGGTTTACAGGAGCTGTGCCACTGTTGTCATGattccctgtcactgtcacatAGGTAGATTTTAGCTTTCAGTCAGCACTTACTAAAGTGCATTAAACTTCAATTTATACTCAGATGGGAATGCATTCAGACATCTCTACAGTACCACTTGATTTCCATCTACTGTATATTCCCatgagcatttattttaatacaaacCACTGCTGTTAATCCCAACACAATAAAACTTTCAGGAGTATTAATTCCTTATGGTTTATTATATGGAGTTTTTACTGAGATACATTATGATTGGGAAATAATAttgaggctttttttaaagGCCTGGTTTTGGGAAGGATTTAAAAGAGCCTTTGGGCATGTAGCTCTCAGAGCTGAAGTCCATGGTCTTAAATTTCCAAAGACATTGGAAAGAAGTTGGCTCATGGAGTTTCAGGTGAATACAATACCTCTTTAGTGCTGCAGATGAGGTGGTGGTGCTCCACACAGGAGGGGCCACAAGGGGAATGACACAGAGTGGAGCAACTGAGGTGTTCCCACTCTGTCAGAAATGCACTAAATGCAGATGTAGAAGCCCGTGGAGTTAAAGCTTATATGGTCCAAAACCAGAGTAAAAAGCCATTGCTGGTTCTTTCTTGTATTGCAGCATGAGTCTTAGGGAGTTAGTTATTTCACCCTCAAGGAGACACAGTCTAAGAGCCAGCACCACCTTCTGCATGTGCTGAGATCTCTTTGTAGTGGGGATGAGGCTCACAGGACCTACTGTAAGCCACTCGACACAAGTCAAAAATCGCAATTAATCCATTTTCATCAGAGGAGCCCAGTCTAAACAAATGAGCATCAACGCATCTACGTTGTCCAAGCAGCTTCATATTTGaatgcagcattttttaaaaggattctGAGCAATGTAAAACTCTTGCAGCAGTTTTTAATTACATCAGTTGTATCAGCCAGATGTAGGTTGCTGCTTTCTGTGAAGTCAGCTGGGCCATGAGAATTACTTCAGATGTGAGGAGCGAAGCCTTCTAATTCAGGAATAAATCCTCGTTTCCAGAAACTGAGCAAATTTTGGAATGCTCACATCTGTCCTTTCGAGGTGGCTGTGCAGATAAACGCGTCATTCAGAGCACGTTTCAGTGGAAGGGCAGATGCGATTACAGCAGCACATATCTGGCGAAACACGTGAAAACCCCAACAAAGAGCAATTATATACAATTATATACTGCCCCAGTCGAGTGACTGACAGCACATTTCACGAGTATACATTTACAGGGGGAAGCAAGTGTGCCCTTGTGCCATTCTGCAGGGTCGGAGTGCCCGGTGCCGCGTCgggaagcagctgcaggaattcttGGGAATTCATGGGAATTGGTGGTGGCTGGCAGGCGCAGGGCTGCGAGCTGTCAGAGCAGCTGTCTGTCCCGCAGGACTGATCGAATTAATCAGTTGATAGGCAGTATCTGGCTGTTCCTAGACCCGCAGGAGCCAGGGGGAGTTGAGGGAATTGAGACTTCCCTGGTTTCTGGGGCTGGCAGAACCTTCTGCTGAGCACAAAggctccagaggctgctgctaCAGGGGATGGCAGCGTGTTGTTCCTTTGTGAAGAGTCTGCCCATTATTTATGGCATGATGGGGCACAAGGAGTGGCTAGCTGAgctaaaaatctgaattaaacATGATTTAGCAaaggctgtggggagggagaaaaCCAAGCAGCCTCATGTTTGGGACAGGAGGGCTCCAGATCTGTTTGAGGTGTGGGATCACTGCTCCCTCATCACAGGAAGAGTGGATTTCAGGAGTGCTGAAATCTCTTTTATACAGGGTGCAGAGTCAGAGCATCTCTGTGATGATGCTTCTTAACAGAGTGGCCTCTTGGATCCCATTGAGTTAGATACTGAAATTACTATAGATAGCTAACCCTGCCTAAAGCATGTGTTCAGACTGGCAGCTCTATGCATGTTCTGGAGCTCATATGGTTCTTGGAGTCTTCTAAATAAGctaaggttttttgttttgtttggctgttgttgattttggggggttttggtcTCCAGGTTTTTTATCTCAGTATCACAACACTTGTGTGCGTTCCAATGCCTTTCCTTCTCCTAGAGCTTCTTGTTTTTACTCCTAATTTCCTGCTAGCGCCAAACTGAACTACAATattgtgattttcttttataattccCATTAGCTAGATAGATTTGATTATCTTCAAAACAACTTAATTTTGTGACATAGGAAGAAAGCACGTGCACATCAACAGAGATGTGCCTCAGGCTGCATGGAAATGAAGGCTCTGATGTGCCCTAAAATATGCTTGGAGAAGGAAATGCCAAAGTAATATTCCTTCCTAAGTGCTAAATATTTACCTTTAATTAAATACCACTACTCAGCCAGCTGGGTTGAGCAGTACGAACTGCTcaacaggagcaggacaggagacTGAAGTTCATCAGAATTCCAGAACAAAGAGTGAATTTATTGCATTTGCAATGATGCAATAAAAGGCTGTCTGTATCTCATTCAATGCTTTATACAGCTGCTTGTCCCCAGGtaactgcttttttcctccaggtAAAGTGTCATAAAGAGTCCATTATGTCTTTCCCCATCTATTCTTTGGTAATGGAAAACACGGTTCCTTAAactgatttctttgttttttgtgcaGTATAAATGGCCTACAACACATTACTTGAGGTTTatcattcacagaaaataataaaaaagtatcTTGTAGTTTTCCAAACAGCCTCAGAGACCATACAGCTATTATTGTACTTGTTATAGTTATTCAAGCATGACAGGTATTCAGCTGAGGGGTTTAGAAGATTTTTAAGCTTGAGGACTTCTGACAGTGTATTCGAGAGAGTTTCTCTgttaattttcacagaattcagCTCATCCACATTTCTACAGAACTTACGTACAGTCATGCTATGGCTTTAAAGGATATTTCATGGGTCATGCACTCAGTCAATACTCTCTGTATCTGTTGTTAAATATTGTACCATTAAAATTAAGCatatatttagatttttctgtctttatatGAGAAAGTTTTGTAGGGGATAACGGTGTTGTCTCTGTATATCAAAGAATAGCTCTTTCTCACTCTGGAAaactttttaattcttttttttctttttttttttttttttgagctcaCACCAAAACAGGTTTGCAAATGAGCGTAGCAGAGTGAAggtaaaataaagctttttgaAGTAAGAAATTGCCTTTCATGCCACCTGGTGCTGTTACACTGACCAGAATGTCAGTTGAGACACTTAagagaaaccccaaaactgtAAAAAccaaaggttttttaaaaaaaaatgtttacgGGATGCACTTTAATAAATTGCCAAATATTGCAGCAGTTTCTCAAGAATTGTCTCTTCTTACTGCCACTAGGCTGATCAGTGTTTGCTATCAACAATAGAACTTTACTTCTCAATCCTGAGGCAATTTCATCCATTTCTTCAGGATTTACCATATAACTAGCACTTCTGGAGGTGGATTTACAATAGAGATGGTTTCAATGTAAAATTAGAatgttatttgaaaataaaagtaatcaGTTATCATAGTTCAGGTGGGCTTAATTGTATATATTCTACAAAACTGTCAAATTTGGCCTGTAGCCTTTAAAAAGTGGTATATTATATAAACATGCGGGTGTATATCCTGCAcattttgtgttattttctgTCTTGGCTACTACTGGTTTACCTGCCAGTCAGTCCTCACCTCTACATTCACTACCACCACTGTATTCCATTGAAATTCCATTCCATGCCAAGTTTTCCTGGCTCGTGGCCATTGTAGGTTTCATTTCTGGTGTTGTCTAAGGGGTCACCAGTTTTTTCCAGAAGTTCCCCTTTGAGGCAAGTCCTGCAGTGCAGAGATgtaattctttgtttttctgattctcTTCCGTAGTCTGCCATCTTCAATTTCCAGAGCCTGCTGACTGTGATCCTGCTGCTCATATGTACCTGTGCCTACATCAGATCCTTGACTCCCAGCCTACTGGACAAAAATAAAACGGGGTATGTGGCCTGATCATTTCAAACATCCTCGAGCCATACTGGACAAAAATAAAACGGGGTATGTGGCCAGATCATTTCAAACATCCTCGAGCTGTGTGGTTTCATCTGCAGCCTTTCAGCATCTCCCGATGAAGCGTGTGATAATGCAGATCCCGCTTTGAGAATTTACTctctttaaagataaaaatcttaattttgtaACTCACAATACAGTGCAATAAGGTATTGGCAAGCACTTAGTTGCAATTTTATTGAAAGGATTTATTAGCCTTCTAACCTTGCTAATACTGTGTTATTAATCTTCTGGATTTGTAGTTTCGTTGTTAGATGCTTATTAGAGATacagaaatgagagaaataaaacattctcCTACATGTGGCTATTGTTGCAATGATTTATTTTTGATCCCTGGAGTGGGTAAGAAACCAGCAGAAactggctttttgtttgttttcaagatAGGTGTTTTGCCGATACGAGTTTGAAACACAGCTTTAGCAATAATCTGTGActaaaagaaaactaaaaatactttttttaaataagcaatGCAGTCCTCATGTGTGGTCTGTTTAAATCATGGGGTTTTATTCTCTAAGGTGAAGGGATTTGTAGAGGAGTTTTTGAAAGCTTCTACAAAcctaacctttttttttttaaatcatatgTATGCTAGCTGTGATCAGCAGAACTGTGATTTAAATGTGGTGGGTATTGAGTAGCCACTGGTCCTTTGTGACACAGAAGCCTCTGAGGCTGTCCATAGAACTTCAGTAATGCTGTCACCTAAGGTAGTGCAAACGAGATGATATTTGTAGAAGCAGTAGGTAATTCTAAATGGAAAAACAGACCAGCTTTTGGATGCTAAGTGTTTGACTTCTCCACTTTTTCCATTAGGTAGTTTCCTGTTAAATAAAACGTTCTTCTTCCCTAAGTGTCTTCCATCATcagttttacatttaaattcagAAGTGTCCAGTTTTAAGTAGACTGTTGTGACCAAGAATCCTGCATGTTTGCCTTCTGAAAACCTTCGTTGTAATTAACCTTTGGGGTTGCTGCTTTATTATccagttgtttattttttttaattttagcaatGTAAGATACCCAAAGTACgccagcttttttttcttaatttggaATTCTAGCATGAAAACACTTGAGTCCTTTTATATGAGGCCATGAAATTGCCACTGGCATGAGAGGCTTCTTTGGATGAAAGTAAAGATGGAAGAAAGGATGACTTCATGAAGGACAGGGAGTGGGGGGACGAGGGGAGTTCGGGTGTCTGCTGGTGGAAGATAACACAATAGTCAATGAGGTATACACAGTAAGAAgtaagaatatttattttactgattaAAATTTTAGTGCTGTTCTTGGCAAGGAGTATTTCCTTTAATCTGGAGCTACTCTGTTTATTCTTGAGGCAAATCTGTCTGGAGTACAATAGAACTCTCTTCATAAAACATTTCCAGAGGGTGCTGACACTGTGGAGGAGTTGGGCGTTTGATGTGTAGGTTTGTATTCATGTAGATGCAGGACACACCATTTtgttttatgtatatatatttgtagACTACTTTGTACTGGAGAATAAAACGTTGGCCTGGAAGCAATggaatttctttcctgtatgGTAGATGTTTACTTGGAGCTCATATGGTGCTAAACCCCTGTCCCTCTCTTCTAACATGCTCCATGCTCCAATGGAAATGTCTGGACATGTGGGATAAAACAAATTGTAGTGATACTTCAGTTTACCACAGAGATGCTCTTACCTCATCATTCCTGCTCCAAATCAAAGGCATGAAAAAGTAGTAATAAAGTACTAAAGTGACAGAGAGGAGGAATGTTGATAGTTATTCACTGTATTTCTGAGTGAGTGGTAACTTTGCTGACGATTTAGGTCTGTTGATAATAAgtgaagaaatgtatttctgttgGTTGAGAGACACCGTTGCACAGTGATGTCACCCATCCTCATAACCCTGTATTTCCTCCCCCTCATTCCTGCCaaagtgtggtttttttcctaccaaGCCAAACAGAGCTTTAAACCTTCATTTTCCCTGAACGTTTCCATGTGCTCAGTCCTGAGCAACAGTGTTAAAGACTGGGAAAGCAAGTGGGGATTTACTGTTTCATGCTAACTAGAGGAGAGTGTGCACCACAACATAATTCTCTCCTCCCTGCTAACCAGAAAGATGTGTTAGCTCATGTGCAGCAGAAATCCCCTTTGATTTTCCATCAGCATTTCAGTGATGATGTCTCACActccctcctgcagtggcactgggctTCTCCTGGTGAACACATGGCATTTTGCAGCACACCCAGCCTTAGCAGTCATTGTCTAAGGCTCCACCAATTCCTCCTCAGCTTAAGAGGTTccatttatttgggtttttttttctccagataaCTACCACCACTTTTTACGATGAGTGCTTTTAGCATTTAGAGATCCAGGAATATGCAGCAGCTCGTGCACATTTGGGCtgccagaaagcagcagggatCAGCCAGACCCACACCTTCACCTGCATCCAAAGAAGGATGGAGCAGAACATAAAGGGTGGAGGAGGAACAGTGCAGTTACACTGGGGAGTTGCTGCAGGAGGAATTGCTTTGGAGCAGATTTGTTCAAGGCACATCACTTCTGCAATAAGCAGGTTTTGACTTGGAGAGGTTCTTGTTGTGGATCTGGGATGAGCACTAATGGAAAAACCAGGAGAGAGGAGGTCTGCACAGGCTtttcctgcagtggcagctccCCACTTCTTCCTGAGGGTGTGTTATCAGAAGGTCCAGAATTCAACCTgcttctgctcagcagcaggtcGTGTGGACAAACCaaggtgctgagctgctccagtaGCACAAAAGCCTCTTAAAATGTTCTGGTGTCATCACGGGAAGGCTGATCAGTCCTCATGTAGGTGGCTTCAGGTTCATAAATTGTTAATTGCAGTTAAGGGCAGTTGGTGAAACATGTCCTCTGTTTTGTACCTGGCACATCAGGTAgcaaaattcctgttttccccaAGAAGGATTTGTAGGGAAATGTGCAGTAGTAGCTTCACGTTAGTCAAGAAATCCCTGAGAAGAGGTAAAAATACCCTTGCTTAGATTGTGAGGCAAATTCAACAGCCTTCCAGGCTTCCTGAAAGGGTGAATGTTCTTTTTCCCATGCAAGATTCTTCAAAAGTGTATGAACAGAATggtaatgttttgtttctttaagcTCCTGGGCAAGCTTTTGAGAGATGGCAATATGAGAAGCAGGTCTGTGGAAGTTTTCCTGTTGGTTTTGCAGCATGCAGTCTGTAAATTCTAATTTTACAGAGAGTGAACAACAGTTTTGAGAACCTGAGGTGCTATCAGTGAAGCACTTCAGGGCTGTGTATTTTGCTCTATTAAGATTTACACATGAATGTCTTTCTACCTGCATGGATCTTCAAAAAGGGCATAGATGTCTTCAGGTTACTTTATTGTGTGACCACTTGTCTTGGAAAAGTGTAGTGATCTATATGCAGGGAATCATTACTTCTGCTTGTGGAGCTAcataaaagcaggaaagaaagagcTTTGGCTGTACAGAAATACAGTCAAGCTcaaatatgtatgtgtgtgtgtgtatatatatgttttttgCTTGAGGTAAAACTAAAATCTAAAGCACAGatgaaaattcctgttttctaaaaatggaaatggaatgCTGTTCATGATGAATTGGTCAGCCGGGATACATAGGTCAAAAAGCATTTCACTTTGAGTTTTGACACCTCAGTCACACTTGGTCTTCACCTGCCCAGAAATAGAGGAGGATGTGGAAATAGAGATGCCATGTGGACAGAGAGATGCTGAAGTAAACCAAGACCGTAAAAGAGGACACGAAATGGAAgtagcagagaaataaaagtgcATGTTGACCTGCTCAAGCATACAGGAGCAAGTGGCCCAAGCCTACCTGTCTGCATTTAACTGTGTTAGGAGTAGGCAACTCTCAGAGCCCAAAAAGGGGCAAAGACAATCAAACCTTTGTGGGTGTGAGTTCAGAGTGTTATTTGTGGGGTTGTATCTACTACCTGCTTGATGGCAGTTCTCCAAGTGCTTCCCCACAGTGTTCTGTGCCATGCTGTGAAAGAAACCTTCCTGCAGACAAGCGAAATCTGTCTTCTTAGGACACCTCAGTATTGTTCCCCTTGTCTTCCTCAGATCCCAAAGCAgtccctgctcctctggagcagTTAGTATGAGATAATTTTAGTTACACAGAGAAATTACATGTTTGTGGCATCCCTTTGGGTGTTCCCTGTgttgaattctgcttttctctgttgctGTTGTCCCTTGTGAGAGGTAATGTCCTGGGCAAACAGCACAGGAGAGACATGAGCAAGGTAAATGttgataaagaaataaaagccagaagaatggggaagatttttttttcttgacaaaatTTTCTGTCTGGGGTACTTTATTGTAGATAAATACAGGGTTCTAGTGAAATCTTTAGATCTGGAACACAGGATGAGTTAAATACATCTTTGCATGCAAAAAGACCCCTGCTAGACTTAGAACTTTGCCACTTCTGTAATTCATAGTCTGTAGCCTTACGTGCAGGTATCTGCTGTTTTCTGGTGTTCAGAAGAGAGCAAAGCTGACAAATTACTGTCAGTTCAGATTGTTTtaacataaaagaaagaaaatcaattgACATGGATGTACTAAGAGCctaatgaatttattttatctttacaGACTGTTGGGGATATTCTGGAAATGCGCCAGGATTggtaattcttttttttttttctttcaaaatctctAAGATCAGTCCTATTTCTAGCATAATTTATTAGGATAATGTTGCCATATAGCAATGAAAACCATACACATCTTTGTcttcaaaaatgtaattttaactTCCATGAAATAAGGGGGCAGGATATTGCTTTCTTAGATTAGCATCATGGAAATCCTGCATCTTCTCATGTCAGTTCACATATCTGGTGTTATATtttcaaaagccttttccaCTTTTTGCCACGTGAAATAACCAAGGGTGTATTTCTAACATGCAAAGAAATCAATGATTTCTGCAGTCTGTTTGAAATTGCAGTGGACTGTTGGCAAAAAGCCAGATATTTACCTCGTGGTAATGAAACAACGTGGAGTTCATAATGCATTAAGGTTCTGTTTAAgcataaatgtgtttttttctctctcctttctttacTCAGCTTCTGTGCACTTTTGAATTACACAGAGCTGTTCGTGTCAAGTGACATCTGCACACAGGCTGATCAGCTCTATCTGATTCTTGACATTTTCCCATAACAttggttttatatttattttaatccttATCCTGAATTTATTTTGAGAAGGAAATTGGAATATGCAACAGAAGTTTATTCTTAACATTAAGGTATATCCACgatgtaggaaaaaaaaccactacaAACCCCTCATCAGTGTTCAAATTGCATTGTTAATTCAGAGCAGAAACTTTGATCTTGTAATTCTAGATCTTCCTACTAGTCATTGAACCTAAAGACAGCCTGTATGATTCCCTTTCTGCATTCCCAGGCAGAACATTTTACAGGATGTCAAAAAAGCATTGACACAAAAAATAGGGGTTTGGTGTAATGAAAAATGTTGTTACAATGATTGCAGATATTGCCCTGTTTAGATAATAGACATAGCAGAATAAATTATAGTGCTGTAATTGAAAGGTACTGGGAAGGTGGCAGTTGTCAGAAATGAATTTTGAGCTATACCAGTGAAAATACAACtgcattttgggtttgttgaAGGTCGAAGAGGACACTTACCTTGCCATCTTCTTTGTAGTAAATTAAgtgcaaggattttttttttttcaattagcTATGTCTCTTTTGCCACTTGCATTTAGAGTGGACCATTTTGACTTTCTTTGAGACTAAGAACTGAGAATGGGCTTTGGAGGTGATTGCTATCATTTTGTGTGTATTAGTCACAAAGGCAAGTAGAAAGTGTAGGTTTTAAAAACGAAAATGTCTGCTGGCTTCCTTTACATTTCACATCCCTGGTATGTTTAAACAACCTTTTCACATGTACATAAGATCTTAATCACAGGCAAGTGGTTACATATTTACAAAGTTGTGCAAAATAATGTTTAATCCTGCCACATGGTGATTTctcttttaagaaaattaagagCAGAAAAGCATAACCCATATGAAAATTGTAATACCCTGAACCGTAGGAGTTGGACTTcctcaaaatttattttaagcagaTGTGAAACGGCAGACATTAATTCGTTCTGTTATTTGaagtttaattaaatatatgcCAGATCATGACAGCATCTTGTAATGTCACCGGGCAGTCAGTCCTGTGTATGGGATCTCTCACTgcaagtattttgtttttcttttactgtggAGAGTTTGTTCCTTCTGTGTTTAAAGGTCCTGCtggtaaaagaaaatacttttttcataaaaattgcACCATGCTAGACTTGGAAGccttggtgggtttttttctttaatgtttctCTGAAAACTTTGTCTCTGATAAGGTGGTTTGTCAAGACAAAGGACCTCACACAGCAAAGGGAAATTGAACTTTGCTTAAAGCAAGCAGCCCCAGCTCTATCTTTATACTCCTAGGTGTGTAAAAGCAGGGATCTTCTCTCTTTGAAGACACATTTCAGTATTAACACTTCCTGACAGTTCTGTAGGCTGGAGGTACCATCCACTCTTGGTCTCTCCAGGGAGAATTTAGTGGAACCATGGAAAATAAAGTGTAAGTGTAAAAATGCCCTGCTAATTAATGGAGAAAGTGCTCATGTAAGTAGGATATGTTAATCAGTCTGATTAACATTACTGATGTTCCCCTGGAAGTGTTACAGTTCTCCACCtaagagtctttttttttcttggtgaaaAACCTCTGTAATGTTCTGTCCTGGACCAAGTGGGTGGGGAGTGATCTCTCACAATTGCTTTTGCCACCAGATGAAAGTGTATTAGTGGAGTAAACCTAACTTTAATTCATAGTTTGCCCTGGGAAACTGTGCACCAATTTGAAACAGTCAGAAAATAGAGATGTTTGTTCAGCTTCTTTTATCTGCTGATCACTTTTATCAAGGAAATCTGTGGACCAGACCCTCTCCACATCCTAACAGTATTATGTCTTCttagcaaagcagaaaaagacaGGCATCTGTCCCTGTCTGGGCAGCTGAGAGctcacagctctggctgctaCCCTGCACAGAAGGTTCACACTGCAGGTGACAGGTACCAGGCTCAGACAGCACCAGCTGCACCTCAGCTGGCACAGaacagctcctgagcagccacagaggagcagagacagcaaaaatggggtgtcctgggcagctTTCACTGCCTGCCCCTTGACTCTGGCACTAGGAGGTAGCAGCAACATAAAACTGCACTTCAGAAAAGGTGGTTTGTGGTGTGTGGAAGCCCTTACATGGACCTTTCACAGAGACCCAGAAtcacccagccccaccccagccatggcagggacaccttccactgtcccatcctgctccagcccca
This genomic interval from Ficedula albicollis isolate OC2 chromosome Z, FicAlb1.5, whole genome shotgun sequence contains the following:
- the TMEM167A gene encoding protein kish-A translates to MLPKFCISEWFESVVLSARTGNKTMSEAQNIEGRSARCRVGKQLQEFLGIHGNWWWLAGAGLRASAIFNFQSLLTVILLLICTCAYIRSLTPSLLDKNKTGLLGIFWKCARIGERKSPYVAVCCVVMAFSILFMQ